The following are from one region of the Coffea eugenioides isolate CCC68of chromosome 2, Ceug_1.0, whole genome shotgun sequence genome:
- the LOC113762384 gene encoding acid beta-fructofuranosidase-like, whose translation MAANRSLTLPYDPELAVSDAPLLEQSDQAEVSRSSGQSRQRPVKVLAGIFLSSLFLLTLILTLFQGQEEPRDQAQMINANLNKSSPSSSVSPYSLIPASRGVPQGVSEKTFRGVSDANDIYPWTNAMLSWQRTSYHFQPEKNWMNDPNGPLFHMGWYHLFYQYNPDSAIWGNITWGHAVSRDLIHWLYLPFAMVPDRPFDVNGVWTGSATILPGGKIVMLYTGDTDDLVQVQNLAYPANLSDPLLLDWIKYPGNPVMIPPPGIGKKDFRDPTTAWLAPDGTKWLVTLGSKINKTGIAMVYETSDFKGYRLLDGVLHAVPHTGMWECVDFYPVSTAGDNGLDTSANGPGTKHVLKASLDDNKHDYYALGTYDPNNNKWTPDDPELDVGIGLRLDYGKYYASKTFYDQKKKRRILWGWIGETDSEAADLMKGWASVQTIPRTVVFDKKTGTNILQWPVEEAESLRFNATEFDTVKLEPGSIAPLNIGSATQLDIIASFEVDREALEATVEADVGYNCTTSGGAASRGKLGPFGLLVLADGSLSELTPVYFYISKSTDGSAETHFCSDESRSSKAPDVGKLVYGSTVPVLDGEKLSARLLVDHSVVESFAQGGRRVISSRVYPTKAIYGAARLFLFNNATGVSVTASAKIWHMQSADIRTFPDL comes from the exons ATGGCCGCCAATCGTTCTCTTACTCTGCCATATGATCCTGAACTTGCCGTCTCCGATGCTCCTTTGCTAGAGCAATCCGATCAAGCAGAGGTTTCTCGGTCCTCGGGTCAAAGTAGACAACGGCCCGTTAAGGTTCTGGCCGGCATTTTCCTGTCCTCATTGTTTCTGCTTACCTTAATCTTGACCCTTTTCCAAGGACAAGAAGAACCTCGCGATCAAGCTCAAATGATCAATGCCAATTTAAACAAGTCATCCCCTTCCTCATCTGTCTCCCCTTATTCTCTCATTCCAGCTTCCAGAGGGGTTCCTCAAGGAGTCTCGGAGAAGACTTTCCGGGGAGTCTCTGATGCGAATGATATCTATCCTTGGACCAATGCTATGCTATCTTGGCAAAGAACTTCCTACCATTTCCAGCCGGAGAAGAACTGGATGAACG ATCCTAATG GTCCATTGTTCCACATGGGTTGGTACCACCTTTTCTACCAATACAATCCGGATTCAGCTATTTGGGGAAACATCACATGGGGACATGCGGTTTCAAGGGACCTAATTCACTGGCTGTATCTGCCCTTCGCCATGGTCCCCGATAGGCCGTTCGATGTCAACGGTGTATGGACCGGTTCAGCCACCATTCTTCCTGGTGGTAAAATCGTGATGCTGTACACGGGGGACACTGATGATCTGGTGCAGGTGCAAAACCTTGCGTACCCCGCCAACCTATCTGATCCTCTCCTCCTTGACTGGATCAAGTACCCGGGAAACCCGGTCATGATCCCCCCACCTGGCATTGGCAAAAAGGACTTTAGGGACCCCACCACCGCCTGGCTGGCCCCCGATGGGACCAAGTGGTTGGTTACTCTCGGGTCCAAGATCAATAAAACGGGCATTGCCATGGTTTATGAAACCAGCGACTTCAAAGGCTACCGGCTCTTGGATGGGGTTTTACACGCGGTTCCCCACACGGGCATGTGGGAGTGCGTGGATTTCTACCCGGTTTCCACGGCGGGGGATAATGGGCTGGATACATCGGCTAATGGGCCTGGCACTAAGCACGTCCTGAAGGCAAGCTTAGACGACAACAAGCACGATTACTACGCACTGGGCACCTATGATCCGAATAACAATAAGTGGACCCCTGACGATCCGGAACTGGATGTGGGTATCGGGTTGCGTCTGGACTATGGCAAGTATTACGCGTCAAAGACATTTTACGaccagaagaagaagaggaggatTTTGTGGGGTTGGATTGGAGAAACTGATAGCGAAGCTGCTGACCTCATGAAAGGATGGGCATCGGTTCAG ACAATTCCAAGAACTGTGGTTTTTGACAAGAAGACTGGAACAAATATACTTCAATGGCCGGTTGAAGAAGCGGAGAGCTTGAGATTTAATGCTACTGAATTTGACACCGTCAAGCTGGAACCAGGATCCATCGCGCCCCTAAATATTGGCTCAGCAACGCAG TTAGACATCATTGCTTCATTTGAAGTGGATAGGGAGGCATTGGAGGCGACAGTAGAGGCTGACGTGGGGTACAACTGCACCACAAGTGGTGGCGCTGCCAGCAGGGGAAAGTTGGGACCCTTCGGTCTTCTAGTTCTTGCTGATGGTTCACTATCTGAGCTAACCCCCGTCTACTTCTATATCTCCAAAAGCACTGATGGTAGTGCAGAGACTCACTTCTGCTCTGACGAATCGAG GTCTTCAAAGGCACCTGATGTTGGGAAACTAGTTTACGGGAGCACGGTTCCTGTTCTTGATGGTGAAAAATTGTCGGCGCGGTTACTG GTTGATCACTCCGTAGTAGAAAGCTTTGCTCAAGGGGGAAGAAGAGTGATTTCTTCAAGAGTTTATCCGACCAAGGCAATCTATGGAGCAGCGCGACTCTTCCTTTTCAACAATGCCACAGGGGTGAGTGTCACCGCATCAGCAAAGATTTGGCACATGCAATCAGCAGACATTCGAACCTTCCCAGATTTGTGA